The Megasphaera stantonii genome includes a window with the following:
- the addA gene encoding helicase-exonuclease AddAB subunit AddA, whose product MAWTPEQQAAIDSRGQTLLLSAAAGSGKTAVLVERIIRRLLDKDNPVDITELLVVTFTKAAAAEMRERVGAALAQVLADTGDAAVERQLALLPSAHISTLHSFCQDVIRKYFYTIDIDPRVTIAGEEELRLLRKGVLEAVFLSYYEDEEKAPFLYPLADMFGNDRGDDALMDTVSRMYDYSRSMPWPRKWLDDAAEAYDVPDGASIDEMAWCDPVKKLVRSSVEEQLGRYEGLLGEMKARPAFAGPYADFAAEADSLRRVLERTAWDDMRKAVMAVEFPRLKGLRKLSDEDKVFWEQCKAVRSDVKKEIAEGLQTPYFSVASDVWLDGVRAMAPVMKGLVRLTADFAEAYGAAKREKGWIDFSDLEHFCLQILLSPQSEPDHPVPSAAAEELRQTYKEVLIDEYQDTNGVQELITALISRGDNRFMVGDIKQSIYRFRLADPTLFLEKYRSFSRDADAVQRCIDLGRNFRSAPNILDAVNEVFARTMTEEAAGMGYSERERLYAGRTAPEDERWVGGPVEVHIVDTARDDSPADEETPERDMTAFEQECQVIAESICRLKEQGKMAACKDGTLEPLAYRHIVVLLRSMAGKADVLLRVLQAHSIPAYAEQNGGYFAAIEVQTVLSLLRCIDNPEQDLPMAAVLRSPIAAMDEPSLAELRLAGEQSLWRNLPAYAASLEEGEEKERLLGFCAKLQAWRTYSRRHGVAETLQELYRDTGYYDYVGGMPGGAVRQANLQALYDRARQYETSGFRGIFRYLRLIDKMKEDGLDLAPAKVLSEREDVVRVMSIHKSKGLEFPVVIAADMGKAFNRQDMHSLILFHNTLGIGLKQYDAQWRMAYPTLLWNGICAQIGWESTAEEERVLYVAMTRARDKLILTGHTSHLERDWQRWRGQVNPARARSYFDWVLPGVASRPESEAWLLGGAPSWQSGLWQVTIHSRIGAAAADAGEPAEEPRLARLKEGLPTGTAAPLWMEQALTWTYGYPAATETAAKFSVSEIKRQYNLRYAEAMEEEQPPASPLAGIAEDEDAFGPTPPWLVEQDGSAGGAWRGTVMHKVMQYIQLTPDMTDGDIRRQMASWQADGLFSEEELRLVFVPSVQRFCSSPLGRRMALSSDVRREYPFSVLLPGGGYLPALEEGERILVQGVVDCLFWQDGQWVLVDYKTDRLPDEEAFRRRYAVQLALYRQAALQVLGAPVGSAYIYSFYLDREIAFPF is encoded by the coding sequence GCCGGGGGCAGACGCTGCTGCTGTCTGCCGCGGCCGGATCAGGCAAGACGGCCGTTCTCGTAGAGCGCATTATCCGCCGTCTTCTCGACAAGGACAATCCTGTCGACATTACGGAGCTGCTGGTCGTGACGTTTACGAAGGCGGCGGCGGCGGAAATGCGGGAACGCGTAGGCGCGGCCCTGGCCCAGGTATTAGCCGATACGGGCGACGCGGCTGTAGAGCGGCAGCTGGCGCTGCTGCCGTCGGCCCACATATCGACGCTTCATTCCTTCTGCCAAGACGTCATACGCAAGTATTTCTATACCATCGATATAGACCCGCGCGTGACGATTGCCGGCGAGGAAGAGCTGCGCCTGCTGCGCAAGGGCGTGCTGGAAGCCGTGTTTTTATCTTATTATGAAGACGAAGAGAAAGCGCCCTTTCTCTATCCGCTGGCAGATATGTTCGGCAATGACCGGGGAGACGACGCACTCATGGATACGGTCAGCCGCATGTACGACTATTCGCGCAGCATGCCCTGGCCCCGGAAATGGCTGGACGATGCGGCCGAAGCCTATGACGTGCCTGACGGCGCGTCTATCGACGAAATGGCCTGGTGCGATCCCGTCAAAAAGCTGGTGCGGAGCAGCGTAGAGGAACAGCTCGGACGGTACGAAGGCCTCTTGGGCGAGATGAAGGCTCGTCCGGCCTTTGCCGGCCCGTACGCCGATTTCGCCGCCGAAGCCGATTCACTGCGGCGCGTGCTGGAGCGCACCGCCTGGGACGATATGCGGAAAGCCGTCATGGCCGTAGAATTTCCCCGCTTAAAGGGGCTGCGCAAGCTGTCTGACGAAGATAAGGTTTTCTGGGAACAGTGCAAGGCCGTGCGCAGCGACGTGAAAAAGGAAATTGCCGAAGGCCTTCAGACGCCTTATTTTTCCGTTGCATCCGACGTCTGGCTGGACGGCGTGAGAGCGATGGCGCCGGTCATGAAAGGGCTGGTGCGGCTGACGGCTGATTTCGCCGAGGCCTATGGGGCGGCGAAAAGGGAAAAGGGCTGGATCGATTTCAGCGATTTGGAACATTTCTGCCTGCAGATTCTCCTGTCGCCGCAGTCGGAGCCGGATCATCCCGTGCCTTCGGCGGCAGCGGAAGAACTGCGCCAGACCTATAAGGAAGTGCTCATCGACGAATATCAGGATACGAACGGCGTGCAGGAACTGATTACGGCCTTGATTTCCCGCGGCGACAACCGCTTCATGGTCGGCGATATCAAGCAGAGCATCTATCGCTTCCGCCTGGCGGACCCGACGCTGTTTCTGGAAAAATACAGGTCTTTCAGCCGCGATGCCGACGCCGTGCAGCGCTGTATCGACTTGGGAAGGAACTTCCGCAGCGCTCCGAATATCCTCGACGCCGTCAACGAAGTGTTCGCCAGGACGATGACCGAAGAAGCCGCCGGTATGGGCTATAGCGAACGGGAACGGCTCTATGCCGGACGAACCGCCCCGGAAGACGAACGCTGGGTCGGCGGCCCTGTCGAGGTGCATATCGTCGATACGGCGCGGGACGACTCGCCGGCAGATGAAGAGACGCCGGAACGGGACATGACGGCCTTTGAGCAGGAATGCCAGGTCATTGCCGAATCAATTTGCCGGCTGAAGGAACAGGGAAAGATGGCCGCCTGCAAGGACGGTACGCTGGAGCCTTTGGCCTATCGCCATATCGTCGTGCTCCTGCGGTCCATGGCCGGGAAGGCGGACGTACTGCTCCGCGTCCTGCAGGCCCATAGCATCCCGGCCTATGCGGAGCAGAACGGCGGCTATTTTGCGGCCATAGAGGTACAGACCGTCTTGTCGCTTCTGCGCTGCATCGACAATCCTGAACAGGATTTGCCCATGGCGGCGGTCCTGCGCTCTCCCATCGCGGCGATGGACGAGCCGTCGCTGGCTGAGCTGCGCCTGGCCGGAGAGCAGTCCCTGTGGCGGAACCTGCCGGCATACGCCGCATCCTTGGAAGAGGGAGAAGAAAAGGAACGATTGCTGGGCTTCTGCGCCAAGCTGCAGGCCTGGCGGACGTACAGCCGCCGGCACGGCGTGGCGGAAACATTGCAGGAATTGTATCGTGATACAGGTTACTACGACTACGTCGGCGGCATGCCCGGCGGCGCCGTCCGGCAGGCTAATTTACAGGCCCTGTACGACAGGGCGCGGCAGTATGAAACTTCGGGCTTCCGCGGGATATTCCGCTACCTGCGCCTCATCGACAAGATGAAGGAAGACGGGCTGGACCTGGCTCCGGCCAAGGTGCTGAGCGAACGGGAAGACGTAGTGCGCGTCATGAGCATCCACAAGAGCAAGGGACTGGAATTTCCCGTCGTCATTGCCGCCGATATGGGCAAGGCCTTCAACCGCCAGGACATGCATTCCCTCATCTTGTTTCACAATACCCTGGGAATCGGCCTGAAGCAGTACGACGCCCAGTGGCGCATGGCCTATCCGACGCTTTTATGGAACGGCATCTGCGCGCAGATCGGCTGGGAAAGCACGGCGGAGGAAGAACGGGTTCTCTACGTAGCCATGACGAGGGCCAGGGATAAATTAATCCTTACGGGCCATACGTCTCACTTGGAGCGGGACTGGCAGCGCTGGCGCGGCCAGGTCAATCCGGCCCGGGCCCGTTCGTATTTTGACTGGGTGCTTCCCGGCGTCGCGTCGCGGCCGGAAAGCGAGGCCTGGCTCTTGGGCGGTGCGCCGTCGTGGCAGAGCGGGCTGTGGCAGGTAACGATTCATAGCCGTATCGGCGCGGCTGCGGCCGATGCAGGGGAACCGGCGGAAGAACCGCGCCTGGCCCGGCTGAAGGAGGGGCTGCCGACGGGAACGGCGGCGCCCCTGTGGATGGAACAAGCTCTGACGTGGACTTACGGCTACCCGGCGGCGACGGAGACGGCGGCTAAATTTTCCGTATCAGAAATCAAGCGGCAGTACAACCTCCGTTACGCCGAAGCAATGGAGGAAGAACAGCCGCCGGCTTCCCCACTGGCCGGCATCGCCGAGGACGAAGATGCCTTCGGCCCGACGCCGCCCTGGCTTGTGGAACAAGACGGCAGCGCCGGCGGCGCATGGCGAGGAACGGTTATGCATAAGGTCATGCAGTATATTCAGCTGACGCCGGATATGACCGACGGGGATATACGGCGTCAGATGGCGTCGTGGCAGGCTGACGGGCTGTTTTCCGAAGAAGAGCTGCGGCTCGTCTTCGTGCCGTCTGTGCAGCGCTTCTGCAGTTCCCCTCTGGGGCGGCGCATGGCCTTGTCTTCCGACGTGCGGCGCGAATATCCTTTCAGCGTGCTCCTGCCCGGCGGCGGGTATTTGCCGGCCCTGGAAGAGGGGGAACGAATCCTCGTGCAGGGGGTCGTCGACTGCCTGTTTTGGCAGGACGGCCAATGGGTCCTCGTCGACTATAAGACGGACCGCCTGCCCGATGAAGAGGCCTTTCGGCGGCGCTACGCCGTGCAGCTGGCATTGTACCGCCAGGCTGCCTTGCAGGTCCTCGGCGCTCCCGTCGGCAGCGCGTACATATACAGCTTTTATTTAGATAGAGAAATTGCCTTTCCATTTTAA